The following are encoded together in the Bradyrhizobium genosp. L genome:
- the bioB gene encoding biotin synthase BioB — MDAYLSDQMHRSADIAAEGIKCRTAESSVTIETETIRSDWTRAEAEILYGLPFSDLVFRAQTVHRAHFDPNHVETASLLSIKTGGCPEDCGYCSQSAHYDTGLKATRLMDKADVIATAERAKEAGAERFCMAAAWRNPKDRDLDQVCEMVSAVKGLGMETCVTLGMLTPAQAGRLREAGLDFYNHNVDTSPDYYDQIITTRTLQDRIDTLSHVREAGIKVCCGGIIGMGEQVTDRLGMLVLLANMPVHPESVPINLWNEVKGVPVNASAERPDPIAVARLVAVARIMMPHSVVRLSAGRQYMTDELQALCFLAGANSIFIGDVLLTTRNPQRDRDADLLDRLGINSGLERAERGGSIAGGSEAVAQVR, encoded by the coding sequence ATGGACGCATATCTCTCCGATCAGATGCATCGCTCGGCGGACATCGCCGCCGAGGGCATCAAGTGCCGAACAGCGGAGAGCAGCGTGACGATCGAGACCGAAACCATCCGCAGCGACTGGACCCGCGCTGAAGCCGAAATCCTGTACGGCCTGCCGTTCTCCGACCTGGTGTTTCGCGCACAAACCGTCCACCGCGCCCATTTCGATCCGAACCATGTCGAGACCGCGAGCCTGCTCAGCATCAAGACCGGCGGCTGCCCGGAGGATTGCGGCTATTGTTCGCAGAGCGCGCACTACGACACCGGCCTGAAGGCGACGCGCCTGATGGACAAGGCCGACGTGATCGCGACCGCGGAGCGTGCGAAAGAGGCCGGCGCTGAGCGCTTCTGCATGGCGGCGGCGTGGCGCAACCCGAAGGATCGCGATCTCGACCAGGTCTGCGAGATGGTCAGCGCCGTCAAGGGGCTCGGCATGGAGACCTGCGTCACGCTCGGCATGCTGACGCCGGCGCAGGCGGGGCGGCTGCGCGAGGCCGGGCTCGACTTCTACAACCACAACGTCGACACCTCGCCGGACTATTACGACCAGATCATCACGACGCGCACCTTGCAGGACCGCATCGACACGCTGAGCCATGTGCGCGAGGCCGGCATCAAGGTCTGCTGCGGCGGCATCATCGGCATGGGCGAGCAGGTCACCGACCGGCTCGGCATGCTGGTGCTGCTCGCCAACATGCCTGTTCATCCGGAGAGCGTGCCGATCAATCTGTGGAACGAGGTCAAGGGCGTGCCGGTCAACGCGTCAGCGGAGCGGCCGGACCCGATCGCGGTCGCGCGCCTGGTCGCGGTCGCCCGCATCATGATGCCGCACAGCGTGGTGCGGCTCTCTGCGGGGCGGCAATACATGACCGACGAGTTGCAGGCGCTGTGCTTCCTGGCCGGCGCCAATTCGATCTTCATCGGCGACGTGCTGCTGACCACGCGCAATCCGCAGCGCGACCGCGATGCCGATCTGCTCGACCGGCTCGGGATCAATTCGGGTCTGGAGCGGGCAGAACGGGGCGGATCAATTGCCGGCGGTTCGGAGGCTGTCGCGCAAGTTCGATGA
- a CDS encoding ABC transporter ATP-binding protein: MAHVEIENVSKAYGPYTIIEGLDLNVADEEFVVLVGPSGCGKTTTLRMIAGLETVSSGTIRIGNRDVTQLRPGLRNCAMVFQNYALYPHMTVGENIGYGMKVRGEPRAGIEKAVKDVARVLDLEQYLDRRPKQLSGGQRQRVAIGRAIVRSPDVFLFDEPLSNLDAKLRIEMRTEIKALHRRLAKTIVYVTHDQVEAMTMADRVVVMNKGRIEQAADPITIYEKPANLFVAGFIGAPSMNFIHGEIVARDGGLVFTVPSGIVLKLPKSREAAWAQSTGKPVVLGVRPDHVLQHGAPAGSSIRMTVRDVEPLGPHTLVIGTVSDFPFTAQMQVGVTAVPDQPFDVGIDLERVHLFDKSSGKAIS, from the coding sequence ATGGCGCACGTCGAGATCGAGAACGTCAGCAAGGCCTACGGTCCCTACACGATCATCGAGGGGCTCGATCTCAACGTGGCCGACGAGGAATTCGTCGTGCTGGTCGGCCCGTCCGGCTGCGGCAAGACCACGACCTTGCGGATGATCGCAGGGCTCGAAACCGTCAGCAGCGGTACGATCCGGATCGGCAATCGTGACGTCACGCAATTGCGTCCGGGCCTGCGCAATTGCGCGATGGTGTTCCAGAATTACGCACTCTATCCGCACATGACCGTCGGCGAGAACATCGGCTATGGCATGAAGGTACGCGGCGAACCGCGCGCCGGCATCGAGAAGGCCGTCAAGGACGTCGCGCGGGTGCTCGATCTCGAGCAGTATCTCGACCGCCGTCCCAAGCAGCTCTCGGGTGGCCAGCGCCAGCGCGTCGCGATCGGCCGGGCCATCGTGCGCAGTCCGGACGTGTTCCTGTTCGACGAGCCGCTGTCCAATCTCGATGCCAAGCTCCGGATCGAGATGCGCACCGAGATCAAGGCGCTGCATCGCCGTCTCGCCAAGACCATCGTCTATGTCACGCACGACCAGGTCGAGGCCATGACCATGGCCGACCGTGTCGTGGTGATGAACAAGGGCCGGATCGAGCAGGCCGCGGATCCGATCACGATCTACGAGAAGCCCGCCAACCTCTTCGTTGCGGGTTTCATCGGCGCTCCCAGCATGAATTTCATTCACGGCGAGATCGTTGCCCGCGATGGCGGCCTGGTCTTCACCGTGCCGTCGGGTATCGTGCTGAAATTGCCGAAGTCGCGTGAAGCTGCGTGGGCGCAGAGCACCGGGAAGCCGGTCGTGCTCGGCGTGCGGCCGGATCATGTCCTCCAGCATGGTGCGCCGGCAGGCAGCTCGATCCGCATGACCGTAAGGGATGTCGAGCCGTTGGGTCCGCATACGCTGGTGATCGGAACCGTCAGCGACTTTCCTTTCACCGCGCAAATGCAGGTCGGTGTCACCGCGGTACCAGATCAGCCCTTCGACGTCGGGATCGATCTTGAGCGCGTGCATCTGTTCGACAAATCTTCGGGAAAGGCTATTTCCTGA
- a CDS encoding extracellular solute-binding protein, translating into MRRTFLMLATSLATACAASGANAACSPDYSGVTLTVATQTGPYIASALKLGADEWSKKTCGKVNVVEFPWSELYPKIVTSLTQSDAAFDLVSFAPAWLPDFVPYLSEMPKEMQSGKDWDDIEPAYRERLMVWEGKIYSQSMDGDVHTYTYRTDLFSDPKEKDGFKAKYGYDLAPPKTWKQYLDIAEFFQRPDKGLWGTAEAFRRGGQQFWFFFSHAAAYTNNPNYPGAMFFDPETMDAQINNPGWVKGLEEYIRASKLGPPNALNFSFGEVNAAVAGGQVAESIGWGDTGVIAADPKQSKISGKVGSAMLPGSDEIWNAKTKKWDKFPSVLPGPFMAFGGWQIAVPKAGKNQQAAWDFVKTLTSPEVSGQAAITGGSGVNPYRKSHTANLQLWSKIFTPEEAKEYLGAQSDSINAKNVALDMRLPGYFSYTEVVEIELGKALAGQTTPQAALDAMAKEWNRLTDEFGRAKQLAAYRAAMGLPPKN; encoded by the coding sequence TTGCGACGAACGTTCCTGATGCTTGCCACCTCACTCGCGACCGCCTGCGCCGCAAGCGGGGCGAACGCTGCCTGCAGCCCGGACTACTCCGGCGTCACGCTCACGGTGGCGACGCAGACCGGGCCTTATATCGCCTCCGCGCTCAAGCTGGGCGCCGACGAATGGTCGAAGAAAACCTGCGGCAAGGTCAACGTCGTCGAGTTTCCGTGGTCGGAGCTTTACCCGAAGATCGTGACATCGCTCACGCAGTCGGATGCGGCATTCGACCTGGTCAGCTTCGCGCCGGCCTGGCTGCCGGACTTCGTGCCCTATCTCAGCGAGATGCCGAAGGAGATGCAGTCCGGCAAGGATTGGGACGACATCGAGCCGGCCTATCGCGAACGCCTGATGGTGTGGGAAGGCAAGATCTATTCGCAGTCGATGGACGGTGACGTCCACACCTACACCTATCGCACCGACCTGTTCAGCGATCCCAAGGAAAAGGATGGCTTCAAGGCCAAATACGGCTACGACCTCGCGCCGCCGAAGACCTGGAAGCAGTATCTCGACATCGCCGAGTTCTTCCAGCGGCCGGACAAGGGGCTGTGGGGCACGGCCGAAGCCTTCCGTCGCGGCGGCCAGCAGTTCTGGTTCTTCTTCAGCCACGCTGCGGCCTACACCAACAACCCGAACTATCCGGGCGCGATGTTCTTCGACCCCGAGACGATGGACGCCCAGATCAACAATCCGGGCTGGGTGAAGGGCCTGGAAGAATACATCCGCGCCTCCAAGCTCGGCCCGCCCAATGCGTTGAACTTCTCGTTCGGCGAGGTCAACGCGGCGGTGGCCGGTGGCCAGGTCGCGGAATCGATCGGCTGGGGCGACACCGGCGTGATCGCGGCCGACCCCAAGCAGTCGAAGATCTCGGGCAAGGTCGGCTCGGCAATGCTGCCGGGCTCCGACGAGATCTGGAACGCCAAGACCAAGAAGTGGGACAAATTCCCGAGCGTCCTGCCGGGGCCGTTCATGGCGTTCGGCGGCTGGCAGATCGCGGTGCCGAAGGCCGGCAAGAACCAGCAGGCGGCGTGGGATTTCGTCAAGACGCTGACCAGTCCCGAGGTCTCGGGGCAGGCGGCGATCACCGGCGGCAGCGGCGTCAATCCCTATCGCAAATCGCACACTGCCAACCTGCAACTGTGGAGCAAGATCTTCACGCCTGAAGAGGCCAAGGAATATCTCGGCGCCCAGTCGGACTCGATCAATGCCAAGAACGTCGCGCTCGACATGCGTCTGCCCGGCTATTTCTCCTACACCGAGGTCGTCGAGATCGAGCTCGGCAAGGCGCTCGCCGGCCAGACCACGCCGCAGGCCGCGCTCGATGCGATGGCCAAGGAATGGAACAGGCTGACCGACGAATTCGGCCGCGCCAAGCAACTCGCCGCCTATCGCGCGGCGATGGGCCTGCCGCCGAAGAACTGA
- a CDS encoding carbohydrate ABC transporter permease produces MSGQSLTGLSPWGRRLVALGVLAWCLITVFPLYWVVVTAFKTPPGVVGGPTYLPFIDFTPTLQPFIDLVEGIRGEFFRTFLNSTIVGLSAAAIATAVGAMAAYALVRFEFKVRFGAGLIFFLLALGGYLLFNTTLGFTRAQALLLAFPIALVIAILANRLPLPGPVLGNEDILFWFVSQRMFPPIVTAFALYLLYSEIGRLGFQLIDSYVGLTLCYVAFSLPIVVWLMRDFFEAVPIEVEEAAMVDNVPSWRIFLGIVVPMSMNGLLATFMITLAFVWNEFLFALFLTNSKWQTLPILVAGQNSQRGDEWWAISAAALVAIIPMMIMAGLLSRMMRSGLLLGAIK; encoded by the coding sequence ATGAGCGGACAGAGCCTGACCGGACTGTCGCCATGGGGCCGCCGCCTGGTCGCACTCGGCGTGCTTGCCTGGTGCCTGATCACGGTGTTTCCGCTCTATTGGGTGGTGGTGACGGCGTTCAAGACGCCGCCGGGCGTCGTCGGCGGCCCGACCTATTTGCCGTTCATCGACTTCACGCCGACCTTGCAGCCCTTCATCGATCTCGTCGAGGGCATCCGAGGCGAGTTCTTCCGGACCTTCCTGAACTCGACCATCGTCGGGCTTTCTGCCGCGGCGATTGCAACCGCCGTCGGCGCGATGGCGGCCTATGCGCTGGTGCGGTTCGAGTTCAAGGTCCGGTTCGGCGCCGGCCTGATCTTCTTCCTGCTCGCGCTCGGCGGTTATCTGCTGTTCAATACGACGCTTGGCTTCACCCGCGCGCAGGCGCTGCTGCTCGCATTCCCGATCGCGCTCGTCATTGCCATCCTCGCCAACCGCCTGCCGCTGCCGGGGCCGGTCCTCGGCAATGAGGACATCCTGTTCTGGTTCGTCAGCCAGCGCATGTTTCCGCCGATCGTCACCGCCTTTGCGCTCTATCTGCTCTACAGCGAGATTGGCCGCCTCGGCTTCCAGCTGATCGACAGCTATGTCGGCCTGACCTTGTGCTACGTCGCGTTCTCGCTGCCGATCGTGGTGTGGCTGATGCGCGACTTCTTCGAAGCCGTGCCGATCGAGGTCGAGGAAGCCGCGATGGTCGATAACGTGCCGAGCTGGCGCATCTTCCTCGGCATCGTGGTGCCGATGTCGATGAACGGGCTGTTGGCGACCTTCATGATCACGCTCGCCTTCGTCTGGAACGAGTTCCTGTTCGCGCTGTTCCTGACCAATTCCAAATGGCAGACCCTGCCGATCCTGGTGGCGGGACAAAACAGCCAGCGCGGCGACGAATGGTGGGCGATCTCGGCCGCGGCGCTGGTTGCCATCATTCCGATGATGATCATGGCGGGCCTGCTCAGCCGCATGATGCGGTCGGGCCTGCTACTCGGAGCCATCAAGTAA
- a CDS encoding carbohydrate ABC transporter permease — MMRNDPIKHVFIWPAVLVVLAISIFPLIYSFTTSFLSYRLIPPIPPRVVWLGNYATLLQEPRFWNAIFTTTLIAFIAVGIQYAIGFGVALALNARVPGERLFRVALLLPMLLAPVAVALVARMIFNPTMGPLNQLLSKFGLANLPFLTNGHWALACIIAVEIWQWTPFVILMMLAGLQTLPEDVYEAAELENASAWQQFWGITFPMLLPISAAVVFIRLIESYKIMDTVFVMTGGGPGVDTETLTLFAYQEGFKKFNLGYTSALSFLFLIAITIIGVTYLALLKPHLEKRR, encoded by the coding sequence ATGATGCGGAACGATCCGATCAAGCATGTCTTCATCTGGCCGGCGGTGCTCGTCGTGCTGGCGATCTCGATCTTTCCGCTGATCTATTCCTTCACGACAAGCTTTCTGAGCTATCGCCTGATCCCGCCGATTCCGCCGCGCGTGGTCTGGCTCGGCAACTACGCGACCCTGCTGCAGGAGCCGCGGTTCTGGAATGCGATCTTCACCACGACCTTGATCGCGTTCATCGCGGTCGGCATCCAATACGCGATCGGGTTCGGCGTCGCGCTGGCGCTGAACGCGCGCGTGCCCGGCGAACGGCTGTTTCGCGTCGCCTTGCTGCTGCCGATGCTGCTCGCGCCGGTCGCGGTCGCGCTGGTGGCGCGGATGATCTTCAACCCGACCATGGGGCCGCTCAACCAGTTGCTGTCCAAGTTCGGCCTTGCCAACCTGCCGTTCCTGACCAACGGGCATTGGGCGCTCGCCTGCATCATCGCGGTCGAGATCTGGCAATGGACGCCGTTCGTCATCCTGATGATGCTGGCCGGCCTGCAGACGCTTCCCGAGGATGTCTATGAGGCCGCCGAGCTCGAGAATGCCAGCGCCTGGCAGCAGTTCTGGGGCATCACGTTTCCGATGCTGCTGCCGATCTCGGCCGCGGTCGTCTTCATTCGCCTGATCGAGAGCTACAAGATCATGGACACCGTGTTCGTGATGACGGGCGGCGGGCCGGGCGTCGACACCGAGACGCTGACCTTGTTCGCCTATCAGGAGGGCTTCAAGAAGTTCAATCTCGGCTACACGTCGGCGCTGAGCTTCCTGTTCCTGATCGCGATCACGATCATCGGCGTGACCTACCTGGCGCTGCTCAAGCCTCATCTGGAGAAGCGCCGATGA
- the rbsK gene encoding ribokinase: MSSNGVAVLGVFVVDLAFRAGNMPAIGETIAGSGFAMGPGGKGSNQAVAAARAGAAVTFISRIGSDAFGELAIKTWEAEGILPRVARTTEAPTGAAFIYVHETRGDNAIIVVPGAAGGLSPADIDAAADAIRGSRVFVTQLEQPVDAAVRGLEIARAAGSVTVFNPAPAIKFDNSLFALCDYVVPNETEAEALTGIAVGDLAGARRAGDALLAKGAGTALITLGERGALFHARDRSLHVPPFAAGKVVETTGAGDAFVGGFAAALAGGADPLEAARFGSATAGISVTRPGTAPAMPRRAEIEALLKEQSAQ; the protein is encoded by the coding sequence ATGAGCAGCAATGGCGTCGCCGTCCTCGGCGTCTTCGTCGTCGATCTCGCGTTCCGCGCCGGTAACATGCCTGCGATCGGCGAGACCATCGCCGGATCCGGATTCGCCATGGGCCCCGGCGGCAAGGGATCGAACCAGGCCGTCGCTGCGGCGCGGGCCGGCGCTGCCGTGACCTTCATCTCGCGGATCGGCAGCGACGCTTTCGGCGAGCTCGCGATCAAGACCTGGGAGGCCGAAGGAATTCTGCCGCGCGTGGCCAGGACCACGGAAGCGCCGACCGGTGCCGCGTTCATCTACGTCCACGAGACGCGCGGTGACAATGCGATCATCGTGGTGCCGGGTGCCGCCGGTGGCCTCAGTCCGGCCGATATCGACGCGGCGGCGGATGCCATCCGCGGCAGCCGCGTGTTCGTCACCCAACTCGAGCAGCCCGTCGACGCCGCCGTCAGGGGGCTGGAGATCGCGCGCGCGGCGGGCAGCGTCACGGTGTTCAATCCGGCACCGGCGATCAAGTTCGACAACAGCCTGTTTGCGCTCTGCGACTACGTCGTGCCCAATGAGACCGAGGCGGAAGCGCTGACCGGCATCGCGGTGGGCGATCTCGCGGGCGCCCGCCGCGCCGGTGACGCCCTGTTGGCCAAGGGCGCCGGCACGGCATTGATCACGCTCGGCGAGCGCGGTGCGCTGTTTCATGCGCGCGATCGCTCGTTGCACGTGCCGCCGTTCGCGGCCGGCAAGGTGGTCGAAACCACCGGCGCGGGCGATGCCTTCGTCGGCGGCTTCGCAGCCGCGTTGGCAGGCGGCGCCGATCCGCTCGAAGCCGCGCGGTTCGGCTCCGCGACGGCGGGAATTTCGGTGACGCGTCCCGGGACTGCACCCGCGATGCCGCGGCGCGCGGAGATCGAGGCGCTGCTGAAGGAGCAATCCGCGCAATGA
- a CDS encoding RbsD/FucU family protein, whose translation MLKGINPLLNADVLYALRAMGHGDRLVVCDTNFPADSIARQTVFGELLRIDNVSTAKAIEAILSVLPLDTFVDDAAVRMEIVGQPQEVPPVQREVQAAIDRAEGRSWPLVGVERHAFYEKAKSAYCVIATGERRFYGCFIFSKGVIAPDGE comes from the coding sequence ATGCTCAAGGGCATCAATCCATTGCTCAATGCCGACGTGCTCTATGCCCTGCGGGCGATGGGGCACGGGGATCGCCTGGTGGTGTGCGACACCAATTTTCCGGCCGACTCGATCGCGCGCCAGACCGTGTTCGGCGAGCTGCTTCGCATCGATAACGTCAGCACCGCGAAGGCGATCGAAGCCATTCTCTCGGTGCTGCCGCTGGATACGTTCGTCGACGATGCCGCGGTCCGCATGGAGATCGTCGGCCAGCCCCAGGAAGTGCCGCCGGTGCAGCGTGAGGTGCAGGCCGCGATCGATCGCGCCGAGGGACGATCCTGGCCATTGGTCGGCGTCGAGCGCCATGCCTTCTATGAAAAGGCCAAGTCGGCCTATTGCGTGATCGCCACCGGTGAGCGGCGTTTCTATGGCTGCTTCATCTTCAGCAAGGGCGTCATCGCGCCGGACGGAGAGTGA
- a CDS encoding aldehyde dehydrogenase family protein, with amino-acid sequence MSVAHYFETMEYGPAPEADGEARAWLKRHDATFGHFIAGKFAAPQSGKHLTTIEPATGKALAKIAQGTAADVEAAVGAARTAQPLWARLGGHGRARHLYALARMLQRHARLFAVLEAIDNGKPIRETRDLDVPLAARHFLYHAGWAQLQEREFADQVPVGVIGQIIPWNFPLLMLAWKIAPALAVGNTVVLKPAEFTSLTALLFAELAAEAGLPPGVLNVVTGDGATGALLVENPGVDKIAFTGSTEVGRLIRQSTAGSGKSLTLELGGKSPFIVFDDADLDGAVEGVVDAIWFNQGQVCCAGSRLLLQEGIAETFRRRLIRRMETLRVGPPLDKAIDMGAVVAPVQLERIKALVETGVKEGAEKYQAPGALPTEGCFYPPTLLWNVHPSSTVAIEEIFGPVLVAMTFRTPDEAVMLANNTRYGLAASVWSETIGLALDIAPKLQAGVVWVNATNLFDASVGFGGYRESGFGREGGREGLYEYLKPKAWGGRKARAKASPQPTGAADSAGFAAPSIDRTAKLFVGGKQVRPDGNYSRAVLSPKGRHLGEVGEGNRKDIRNAVAAARSAEAWARATAHNRAQILYYLAENLSARGDEFARRIGDMTGVSAAKARSEVEASIERLFSYGAWADKYEGTIHAPPLRGVALAMHEPIGVVGVACPDEAPLLGFISLVAPLIAMGNRVLAVPSERHPLAATDFYQVLETSDVPAGVVNIVTGERDALVEVLAEHDDVDALWAFGSKEASATAERLSVGNLKRTLVDHGLALDWYDKVASEGPILLRHAVQVKNIWIPYGD; translated from the coding sequence ATGAGCGTCGCACATTACTTCGAGACCATGGAGTATGGTCCCGCCCCCGAGGCTGATGGCGAGGCGCGCGCCTGGCTGAAGCGGCACGATGCGACGTTCGGGCATTTCATCGCTGGCAAATTCGCAGCACCCCAGTCCGGCAAGCATCTGACGACGATCGAGCCGGCGACCGGCAAGGCCTTGGCGAAGATTGCGCAAGGCACTGCCGCGGATGTCGAGGCGGCCGTCGGCGCCGCACGAACCGCGCAGCCGCTCTGGGCCAGGCTCGGCGGTCACGGCCGTGCCCGCCATCTCTACGCGCTGGCGCGGATGCTGCAACGACACGCGCGGCTGTTTGCCGTGCTTGAGGCGATCGACAACGGCAAGCCGATCCGGGAAACCCGCGACCTCGACGTGCCGCTCGCCGCCCGCCACTTCCTGTATCACGCCGGCTGGGCGCAGTTGCAGGAGCGCGAATTCGCCGATCAGGTGCCGGTCGGCGTGATCGGCCAGATCATTCCCTGGAATTTCCCGCTGCTGATGCTGGCCTGGAAGATCGCGCCGGCACTGGCCGTCGGCAACACGGTGGTGCTGAAGCCTGCTGAATTCACTTCGCTCACCGCGCTGCTGTTCGCCGAGCTCGCGGCTGAGGCCGGCCTGCCGCCCGGCGTGCTGAATGTGGTGACGGGCGACGGCGCAACCGGCGCGCTGCTGGTCGAGAATCCTGGCGTCGACAAGATCGCCTTCACCGGATCGACCGAGGTCGGGCGGCTGATCCGCCAGTCGACCGCGGGCAGCGGCAAGTCTTTGACGCTCGAACTCGGCGGCAAGTCGCCGTTCATCGTGTTCGACGATGCCGATCTCGACGGCGCCGTGGAGGGCGTGGTCGATGCGATCTGGTTCAACCAGGGCCAGGTCTGCTGCGCCGGATCGCGGCTGCTATTGCAGGAGGGCATCGCGGAGACCTTCCGCAGGCGGCTGATCCGCCGCATGGAGACGCTGCGCGTCGGGCCGCCGCTCGACAAGGCGATCGACATGGGCGCAGTGGTGGCACCCGTGCAGCTCGAGCGGATCAAGGCGCTGGTCGAAACCGGGGTGAAGGAGGGCGCCGAGAAATATCAGGCGCCGGGGGCGCTCCCGACGGAGGGATGCTTCTATCCGCCAACGCTGCTTTGGAACGTGCATCCGTCGTCGACGGTGGCGATCGAGGAGATCTTCGGCCCGGTGCTGGTGGCGATGACATTCCGCACGCCCGATGAGGCCGTGATGCTCGCCAACAACACGCGCTACGGCCTCGCCGCCAGCGTGTGGAGCGAAACGATCGGGCTAGCGCTCGACATCGCGCCGAAGCTCCAGGCCGGTGTGGTCTGGGTCAATGCGACCAATCTGTTCGATGCCAGCGTCGGCTTCGGCGGCTATCGCGAGTCCGGCTTCGGCCGCGAGGGGGGTCGTGAAGGCCTCTACGAATATCTCAAGCCGAAGGCATGGGGCGGGCGGAAGGCGCGGGCCAAGGCATCGCCGCAGCCGACCGGCGCGGCCGACAGCGCCGGATTTGCGGCGCCCTCGATCGACCGGACGGCAAAACTGTTCGTCGGCGGCAAGCAGGTCCGTCCCGACGGCAATTATTCGCGCGCGGTGCTGTCGCCGAAGGGCCGGCACCTCGGCGAGGTCGGCGAGGGCAACCGCAAGGACATCCGCAACGCGGTCGCCGCGGCACGTTCGGCCGAGGCGTGGGCGCGCGCAACGGCGCATAATCGCGCCCAAATCCTCTACTACCTTGCCGAGAACCTTTCGGCGCGCGGGGATGAGTTTGCGCGGCGGATCGGCGACATGACCGGCGTCTCGGCCGCCAAGGCGCGTAGCGAGGTCGAGGCCAGCATCGAACGGCTGTTCAGCTATGGGGCCTGGGCCGACAAATACGAGGGAACGATCCATGCGCCGCCGTTGCGCGGCGTTGCGCTGGCGATGCACGAGCCGATCGGCGTTGTCGGCGTGGCCTGCCCGGACGAGGCGCCGCTGCTCGGCTTCATCAGCCTGGTGGCGCCGTTGATCGCGATGGGCAATCGGGTGCTGGCGGTACCGAGCGAGCGTCATCCGCTGGCCGCGACGGATTTCTATCAGGTGCTGGAGACGTCGGACGTGCCGGCAGGCGTCGTCAATATCGTCACCGGCGAGCGCGATGCGCTGGTCGAGGTGCTTGCCGAGCATGACGACGTCGATGCGCTCTGGGCGTTCGGCTCGAAGGAGGCGTCGGCGACTGCCGAGCGGCTGTCGGTCGGCAATCTCAAGCGCACCCTCGTCGATCATGGCCTCGCGCTCGACTGGTACGACAAGGTTGCGAGCGAAGGTCCGATCTTGCTCCGCCATGCGGTGCAGGTGAAGAATATCTGGATTCCGTACGGAGACTAG
- the deoC gene encoding deoxyribose-phosphate aldolase codes for MDWVDEIRINLSAAERRVASLPGRRTVKKDAQAAWLLKAITCIDLTTLNGDDTAERVKRLCAKARAPVRSDILEALGFAGRDLHTGAICVYHRFVATAVEALDGYGIPVAAVSTGFPAGLVPHDLKLKEIEASVRDGAQEIDIVITREHVLTGDWRALYAEVRDFRAACGEAHLKTILATGDLKTLRNVAKASMVCMMAGADFIKTSTGKEGVNATLPVTLAMLRMIRIYEERTGFKIGFKPAGGISTAKDVLNYQFLMKEELGRDWLEPELFRIGASSLLADIERQLEHHVTGRYSAFNRHPVG; via the coding sequence ATGGATTGGGTCGACGAGATCAGGATCAATCTGTCCGCCGCCGAACGTCGCGTCGCGAGCCTGCCGGGCCGGCGCACCGTGAAGAAGGATGCGCAGGCGGCGTGGCTGCTCAAGGCCATCACCTGCATCGACCTGACGACGCTCAATGGCGATGACACCGCTGAACGGGTGAAGCGCCTCTGCGCCAAGGCGAGGGCGCCGGTGCGTAGCGACATCCTCGAAGCGCTCGGCTTTGCCGGACGCGATCTGCACACCGGCGCGATCTGCGTCTATCACCGCTTCGTTGCGACCGCGGTCGAAGCGCTCGATGGATATGGCATCCCGGTCGCGGCGGTCTCGACCGGATTTCCCGCCGGCCTCGTGCCGCATGACCTCAAGCTCAAGGAGATCGAGGCATCGGTCAGGGACGGTGCGCAGGAGATCGACATCGTCATCACCCGCGAGCATGTGCTGACCGGCGACTGGCGCGCGCTGTATGCGGAGGTCAGGGACTTTCGCGCGGCGTGCGGCGAGGCGCATCTGAAGACGATCCTGGCCACCGGCGACCTCAAGACGCTGCGCAACGTCGCCAAGGCCTCGATGGTCTGCATGATGGCCGGCGCCGATTTCATCAAGACCTCCACCGGCAAGGAGGGCGTCAATGCTACGCTGCCGGTGACGCTGGCGATGCTGCGGATGATCAGGATCTACGAGGAGCGCACCGGCTTCAAGATCGGCTTCAAGCCGGCCGGCGGAATCTCGACGGCGAAGGATGTGCTCAACTACCAGTTCCTGATGAAGGAGGAGCTGGGGCGCGACTGGCTCGAACCGGAGCTGTTCCGCATCGGCGCCTCGAGCCTGCTCGCCGACATCGAGCGTCAGCTCGAGCATCACGTCACCGGCCGCTACTCGGCCTTCAACCGTCATCCCGTGGGCTGA